DNA from Armatimonadota bacterium:
CCTGTCCGGCGAGGGTGCGCGCACGGTCCTGAAGGTCCTGGTGGACCGACCGGAGGGGGGCATCACCGTCGAGGAGTGCGCCCGGGTCAACGAGATGCTGGGCCGCCAGCTGGACCTGGTCGACCTCTTCGACCACCCCTACACCCTGGAAGTCTCCTCCCCGGGCCTGGACCGGCCGCTGCGCACCGACGCCGATTTCCGCCGGTACGCGGGCCGCAAGGCCGAGGTGAAGACGGCGCAACCCGTGGAGGGCGGGAAGGTCCTCCGGGGGGTCCTGCTGGGCGTGATCGGGGACGACGTGGTTCTCCAGGTGCGCGGCCGGCAGGTGCGGGTGCCGAAGGCGCAGATCGTCCAGGCCCGCCTGGTGGTGGACCTGGACGACCTGCGGGCCGACCTGAGGGCGTAGGCGGCGGGGTGATGTCATGAACGCGGAACTGATGAAGGCTCTGGAGCAGATCGAGGAAGAGAAGGGCATCAGCAAAGAGGTCATCATCGAGGCCATCGAGGCCGCGCTGCTGTCGGCCTACAAGAAGAACTACGGCGCCTCGGCCCAGAACATGCGCATCGAGCTGGACCGGGAGACCGGAGAGATGCGGGCGTACCAGATCCGCACCGTGGTGGAGACGGTGGAGGACGAGCACACCCAGATCTCCCTGGCGGAGGTCCAGCAGTGGGACCCCACGGCCAAGGTGGGCGACGTGGTGGAGGTGGAGGTGACGCCCAAGGACTTCGGGCGCATCGCGGCCCAGACGGCCAAGCAGGTGGTCGTCCAGCGCCTGCGGGAAGCCGAGCGGGATCTGGTCTACAAGGAGTTCCGGGACCGGGAGGGCGACATCGTCACCGGCACCGTGCAGCGGATCGAGCGCCGGAACGTCTACCTGGACCTGGGGCGCATCGAGGCCGTGCTGCCGCCCACCGAACAGATCCCCCGGGAGAGCTACCGGCAGAA
Protein-coding regions in this window:
- the rimP gene encoding ribosome maturation factor RimP is translated as MTREEIVAQVEQMLRPIVARLGLETVEVSLSGEGARTVLKVLVDRPEGGITVEECARVNEMLGRQLDLVDLFDHPYTLEVSSPGLDRPLRTDADFRRYAGRKAEVKTAQPVEGGKVLRGVLLGVIGDDVVLQVRGRQVRVPKAQIVQARLVVDLDDLRADLRA